A stretch of Paludisphaera borealis DNA encodes these proteins:
- a CDS encoding DUF1501 domain-containing protein, with product MASRTGRTSEAQPWHPQMTRRLAVQAGAVGLLGLGIEHLGALRAMGGPATPKGRDDRAVIYIFLSGGLSQLDSFDLKPDAPAEIRGEFRPIATRTPGLSICEHLPKLAERSGLWSLVRSLTHSSNDHSAGHHIMLSGRSDLPSGFDPTKPRPSDWPSIASIAGALCPPRNNLPPAVVLPEKLIHSTGRAIPGQFGGEMGAKHDPWFIEASPFDPTAYGAYPTYEFDHQQRPPAGAKTKRFQTPSLGLPEGFSESRLAGRLGLLATLDRQRSALENSAAAGGFDDERQGAVSLLTDRKVKQAFDVLHAPDAVLDRYGRHTFGWSLLMAKRLVEAGVKLVQVNLGNNETWDNHGNIFPHLKDKLFPPTDQAVSALLDDLNASGLLDSTLVVMAGEFGRTPKISRLAEFYKLPGRDHWGPAQSVLLAGGGVQGGRVIGSTDKIGGYPRSDPHPPENFAATIYNALGLPSNVSWRDPQDRPHFVYHGEPISALM from the coding sequence ATGGCGAGCCGCACAGGGCGAACGAGCGAAGCACAGCCTTGGCATCCCCAGATGACGCGGCGGCTCGCGGTGCAGGCGGGCGCGGTCGGGCTGTTGGGCCTGGGGATCGAGCATCTCGGCGCGCTCCGGGCGATGGGCGGGCCCGCGACGCCGAAGGGGCGCGACGATCGGGCGGTGATTTACATCTTCCTTTCGGGGGGATTGTCGCAGCTCGACAGCTTCGACCTCAAGCCCGACGCGCCGGCGGAAATCCGTGGCGAATTCCGGCCGATCGCCACGCGGACGCCGGGGCTGTCGATCTGCGAGCACTTGCCGAAGCTCGCCGAGCGGAGCGGGCTCTGGTCGCTGGTCCGGTCGCTCACGCATTCGTCGAACGACCATTCGGCGGGTCACCACATCATGCTTTCGGGGCGGTCGGACTTGCCGTCGGGCTTCGATCCGACCAAGCCCCGGCCGAGCGATTGGCCGTCGATCGCGTCGATCGCCGGGGCGCTCTGCCCGCCGAGGAACAACCTGCCGCCGGCCGTGGTCTTGCCCGAGAAGCTGATCCACTCCACCGGCCGGGCGATCCCCGGCCAGTTCGGCGGCGAGATGGGGGCGAAGCACGACCCCTGGTTCATCGAAGCCTCGCCGTTCGACCCCACGGCCTACGGGGCGTATCCGACGTACGAGTTCGACCACCAGCAGCGCCCGCCGGCGGGGGCCAAGACCAAGCGGTTCCAGACCCCGAGCCTCGGCCTGCCCGAAGGCTTCTCCGAGAGCCGTCTCGCCGGCCGGCTGGGATTGCTCGCGACGCTCGACCGCCAGCGCTCGGCCCTCGAGAATTCGGCGGCGGCCGGCGGGTTCGACGACGAGCGCCAGGGGGCCGTCTCGCTGCTCACCGACCGCAAGGTCAAGCAGGCCTTCGACGTTCTCCACGCCCCCGACGCCGTGCTCGACCGCTACGGCCGGCACACGTTCGGCTGGTCGCTCCTGATGGCGAAGCGACTGGTCGAGGCCGGCGTGAAGCTCGTCCAGGTGAACCTCGGCAACAACGAGACGTGGGACAACCACGGCAACATCTTCCCGCACCTCAAGGACAAGCTTTTCCCCCCGACCGACCAGGCCGTCTCGGCCCTGCTCGACGACCTGAACGCGTCCGGCCTGCTCGACTCGACCCTGGTCGTGATGGCCGGCGAGTTCGGCCGCACGCCCAAAATCTCCAGGCTGGCGGAGTTCTACAAACTCCCCGGCCGCGACCACTGGGGACCGGCCCAGAGCGTCCTTCTGGCCGGCGGAGGCGTGCAAGGGGGCCGCGTGATCGGCTCGACCGACAAGATCGGCGGCTACCCGCGATCCGACCCGCACCCCCCCGAGAACTTCGCCGCGACCATCTACAACGCCCTCGGCCTCCCTTCCAACGTCTCCTGGCGCGACCCCCAGGACCGCCCCCACTTCGTCTACCACGGCGAGCCGATCTCGGCCTTGATGTGA
- a CDS encoding copper homeostasis protein CutC yields MGRSITVEICVGDLRSALEAGEGGADRVELCDRLEVGGTTPSAGTIAEACRRLTIPVHVLIRNRAGDFAPSEPELAAMHHDVETAKRLGASGVVLGILKNDGTIDRDATARLIELARPMSVTFHKAFDQTRDLDEALETLVELGVDRVLTSGGRPSAEAGADALVRLVARAGDRIGVLVAGRLTVENLGGIVRRTRAREIHLGSAAMGLNESPAAFAPPDGSTLDWLGVRAERVRRIIEVAADSESTLC; encoded by the coding sequence ATGGGTCGATCGATCACCGTCGAAATCTGCGTGGGCGACCTGCGCTCGGCGCTAGAAGCGGGTGAAGGAGGAGCCGACCGGGTCGAGCTGTGCGACCGCCTGGAGGTCGGCGGGACGACCCCGAGCGCCGGGACGATCGCCGAAGCGTGTCGGCGGCTGACGATCCCGGTCCACGTCCTGATCCGCAATCGCGCGGGCGACTTCGCGCCGAGCGAGCCCGAGCTGGCGGCGATGCACCACGATGTGGAAACGGCCAAACGCCTGGGCGCATCGGGCGTCGTCTTAGGGATTCTCAAGAACGACGGGACGATCGATCGCGACGCGACCGCGCGCCTGATCGAGTTGGCCCGGCCGATGAGCGTCACGTTCCACAAGGCGTTCGACCAGACTCGCGACCTGGACGAAGCCTTGGAAACCCTTGTCGAGCTGGGCGTCGACCGCGTGCTGACTTCGGGAGGACGGCCGTCGGCCGAAGCAGGCGCCGACGCGCTCGTCCGTTTGGTCGCGCGAGCCGGCGACCGCATCGGCGTCCTCGTCGCCGGCCGGCTGACGGTCGAGAACTTGGGTGGGATCGTGCGCCGGACCCGGGCGCGCGAGATTCATCTGGGCTCGGCGGCCATGGGTCTCAACGAGAGCCCCGCCGCCTTCGCGCCGCCCGACGGCTCGACTCTCGACTGGCTAGGCGTCCGGGCCGAGAGGGTGCGGCGGATCATTGAGGTCGCGGCGGATTCTGAATCGACTCTCTGTTGA